The Sulfurimonas hydrogeniphila genome includes a window with the following:
- a CDS encoding EscU/YscU/HrcU family type III secretion system export apparatus switch protein: MKEKAVALKYNKEKNQAPLVSAKGEGKTAQKIIQLAKENGVPLKKDEDLVELLSKVELDKEIPPQMYKAIAEVFSFVYSVTREKS; encoded by the coding sequence TACAACAAAGAAAAAAACCAGGCACCTCTTGTGAGTGCCAAAGGGGAAGGCAAAACAGCACAAAAAATCATTCAGCTTGCCAAAGAAAACGGTGTTCCTCTCAAAAAAGACGAAGATTTAGTGGAACTGTTGTCCAAGGTGGAACTTGACAAAGAAATACCTCCGCAGATGTATAAGGCTATCGCTGAAGTTTTTAGCTTTGTTTATTCAGTTACAAGAGAAAAATCATAA